The genomic interval TAGGTGGCCGGTGTCGCGGTACCGTTGCCGATCTCGGCGGACCACAGCTCTTCGCCGTTCTGCGCGTCGTAGGCGACAATCATGCTCCCTGTGCCCCAGAAGACCAGATTCCCAGCGGTGGACAGCGTGCCTCCGTTCCCTCCCTTACCCGGCACGCGCCACACCTCGCTGTTCGTGACCGGATCCCAAGCGAGCAACAGTCTCGGCGGTCCGGTCAGCGCGGGACGCTCGGGTCGCCCTTCCGTCGCGCGCTGGCGGATCGTCGTCCCTGTATTCCACCGACCCGGCGTGTATTCGAGCGACTCCACCATCTCGTAGTACGAGCTGTTGTTCTGAGCGGGTAGGTAGACGAGGCCGGTGTTGGCATTCCATGCCATCGGTCGCCAGTTGTGAGAGCCAGTGGGGCCCGGAGACAGGTAGGCGCCCTTCTGGTTCATTCCGTAGCGCGCCTCGGGGGTCTCGATCGGGCGTCCGGACTCGGGGTCGACCTCCGTCGCCCACGTCAGGTCGTCTGCGAACGCCTCCGCGGATAGGAGCTCCCCCGTAAGGCGATCGAGCACGTAGAAGAATCCGTTCTTGGGTGCCTGCACGATGACCTGGCGCTCGAGTCCGTCGATCGTCAGGTCGAGCAGCATCAGCGGCTGGGTCGCCGTGTAATCCCAGTCGTCCCCCGGAGTCGTCTGGTAGTACCAGACCATCTCTCCGTCGTCGGCGTTCAGCGCGATGATCGACGAGAGGTAGAGGTTGTCGCCGCCCCCGGGACTCCGGATGTCACGGTTCCACGGGGCGCCGTTTCCGGTGCCGACATAGAGCAGGTTGGCGGTGCCGTCGTAGACCATCGCGTCCCAGGCGGTGCCGCCACCGCCGATGATCCACCACTCGCCATTCCAGGTCTCTGCCGCCACCCGCATCGCTTCGCTCTCGAAACCATCCGCGGGGTTCCCGGGAACGGTATAAGTGCGCCAGAGTTGCTCACCCGTGTCGGCGTCGTACGCCGTTACGTAGCCACGCACTCCGTACTCGGCCCCGCCATTCCCGATGATGACCTTGCCGCGAGCCACGCGCGGTGCTCCGGTGATGCTGTAGTCCCCAGGAGGAGTGGTTTGCTGGACCCATTCGACGGCGCCGTCCATTTTATTGAGCGCCACCAGACGGCCGTCGAGAAGTCCCACGATCACCTTGTCACCGTAAAGCGCGACGCCACGGTTGACGTTCCCACAACACACGCTCGGCCCACCCTCCGGCTCGTCGGGGATGGCGGGATCCCAGTGCCAGATCTCTTCCCCTGTTCGGGCATCGAGCGCGTAGACGAAGCTCATGGGTCCCGTGGCGTACATGACACCATCCGATATCAGCGGCGTGGCCTCGAGCCGCGCTCCGGTTCTCGGTATCCGCCAGCTCCAGGCGACGCCGAGACGGTCTACGTTGTCGGAGTCGATCTGATCGAGCGGACTGAAGCGCGTCTCGGCGAGGTCGAGGCCGTGGGTCGTCCACTCCGTCTCCGGCGCTGGGTTCGCGGGTCGGGGCAAGGGCATAGGAGCGATGCCGGCAACTCCAGTGGGAGCGGGCGTCGAGCAAGCCGACAGAGTGAACGCTGCCACCACCGACATGAGAGCCCGGGCGGAACGCCGCTGGCGCGCGCGGGACGGTGACGGCTTCATGACGAGCTCCTGCGGGAGGGGACGACCTCTGGATCGTGTCCCGCCAACATGCGGTCGGGTCGGTGGGGTCACAAGCGTGGGGGATCGTGGCGGCTTCCCGGACGAACCGCGATCATCCACACGGCGGCCACTCGAAGGACCACGGGACATACGGACATAGGGGTGCGAACGACGATGATGACGAGCACTTTCACAGCGCTGCGCTATTCGTTCTTGATCGCTGGGCTAGCGGTTCCGCTCCACGCTCAGGACCGGGACCCCGTCCAGCCTGAGGACTACGGGCAGTGGGAGTCCCTGGGCTCCGGTACGCTGTCCCCGAACGGAGAGTGGCTTGCGGTACCGATTTCCCGCGTGAATCGAGAGAACGAGCTCCGTATCCACCGGACGAACTCCGACTCCGTCATCGTCGTAGCGTACGGTGCTCGGCCCGCCTTCTCGGAGGACGGGCAGTGGGTGGCCTACGCGATCGGTAAGTCCGAGCAGGAAGAGGAGGAGATCGAGGACGGCGACGGGGAAGTGCGGGACGATCTGGGTCTCCTGAACCTGGCCACCAGCGAGCAGCGCACGATCGCCGAGATCGAGAGCTTCGCATTCGGAGGCGGAGGCACGCATCTGGCTATGGCGCGCTATCCGGCGGAAGACACTCGGACGATCGTCGTAGAGGGGCTGACCGCGGGTGACCGGGTCAGCTTCGGGGGCGTGGATTCTTGGGCTTGGCAGGATGACGGTGCGCTGCTGGTGTTTACGGTCCACGGAGCCGACGGGGTAGGGAACGGCGTTCAGCTCTATGACGCCTCCGAGGGCCGCGTGAGGAGCCTCGACTCGAGCGAGTCCGAGTACGCGCAACTGACCTGGAGGGACGATTCGTCCGACCTGGCGGTGCTGCGCGAGTTCGAGGACGAAGACCACGACGAAGCGGGCCACGTACTGCTAGCGTGGCGTGACCTCGCGGGATCGGCGGCGAGCTTCGAGCTCGACCCGGCGGGTCACGAGTCCATCGGGCTCGACGAACGCATCGTCGCTTTCCGCTCGCTGACTTGGGCCGAAGACGGCCGATCGATCTTCTTCGGCGTGAAGGAATGGGAGCTTTCCGAGGACGAGACCGACTCGGACTCCGATGCCGATTCGGACTCCGATGCCGACGACGACGAAGAAGAAGAAGAAGAAGGGGCCCAGAACGACGAGGAAGACGGAGGGGACACCGACGATGACGACGATTCGGACGGTCTCGGCCTCGACCCCGCGGAGATGGAGATTTGGCGCTCCAGCGACGAGCGGACGCTGCCTACTCAAAAGCGTGACGAGGAGGACGACGAGCGGCAGAACGACCTCTTCGTGTGGCATCTCGATTCGGCGCGCACGCTGCGCCTGACGGACGAGACACTCGACCGGCCCCGCGTCGTTGCCGATGGCCGACTCGTGCTCGCGACCAACGATGACGCCTACTCGTTCGACGGCATGTTCGGCCGGGGACGGGTGGACCTGTACGCAATCGACCCAGACACCGGCGAGCGCCAGCTTGCCGCGCAGAAGATCGGCTCTCTCTACGGGGCCAGCCACATGGGACGATACGTGCACTACTACCGGGATGGTCACTTCTACGCCTTCGACCGCGAAGGCGGGTCGACGATCGCGCTGTCGGCCCACGCGGGCAGGACCTTCGCGAACATGGCAGATGATCACCCCGTGCCCGAGTTGCCCTCGTACGGTGTGAGCGGTTGGACCGACGGGGACGCGTCCCTTCTCGTCTACGATGAGTTCGACGTGTGGGAGCTGCCGGTCGAGGGGATGCCCGGGCGTCTCACCGACGGGCGCGACGAGGAGATCGTGCACCGCATCGCGCGTCTGGATCCGGACGCGGATCCGGTGGACCTCGACGAAGGCGTATATCTCACGCTCCGTGGCAAATGGACCCTGTACCACGGTGTCGCCCGTCTGCGCGGAGACCGGGTCGAGCGCCTGATCTACCAGGACGACAACGTCGCGCGACTCACCAAGGCCAAGAGTGCCGACGTGTACGCGTACGTCGCGCAGGACTTCGACGACTCACCCGACTACTTCGTGGGGGACGACTTCGCCGAGGCTCACCAGGTGACCCGCACCAACCCGTTCCAAGCAGACTACGCCTGGGGGTACACGGAGCTGATCCCGTACACGAACCACAACGGTGTTCGACTCCACGGCGCGCTCTTCTATCCGGCGAACTACGACCCATCGCGGACGTATCCGATGATCGTGTACATCTACGAATTTCGGTCCCGGAACGCCAAGCTGTACTCGGTCCCGACGCATCGGAGCTACTACAACTCGTCGGTTTGGACGGCCGAAGGCTACTTCGTCCTGCAGCCCGACATCCTCTTCGACTCGCGGGATCCGGGTGTCTCGTCCGCGAAGACGCTCGAGCGTGCGGTTGCGGCGGTGGTGGAGACCGGCATGGTCGACCCCGAGAAGGTTGGCCTCGTGGGTCACTCCTGGGGCGGCTACCAGGCGCAGTTCGTGCCGACGTATACCGATGTATTCGCCGCGTCGGTGGCGGGAGCGGGCATCAGCAACCTGGTCACGATGTACGGCTCGATCTTCTGGGTCGCGGGGGCTCCCGAGTCGGAGCACATCGAGGTCGGTCAGGAGCGCATGGAAGTGCCCTACTACGTCGATCCCGAAGCCTTCATGCGGAACTCAGCCGTGTTCAACATCGAATCGCTCAACACGCCCCTGCTCTTGGAGGTGGGTGATTCCGACCAGAACGTCGATTGGCGTCAGAGCATCGAGTTGTACAACGTCGCGCGTCGCGCGGAAAAGACGCTCACGATGCTCGTCTACCACGGTGAAGACCACGGTCTCAGCCAGGAGGAGAACCAGGCCGACTACCAACGCCGCATCCTCGAGTGGTTCGACCACTACCTGAAGGGTGAGGAGGCCGCGCGCTGGATCGATCAGGAGATTCCCTGGCTGGAGCAGAAGGAGACGGTCGGGGACGGTCGCTAGGCTGCTAGGCTATCGACCGCAGATACTCCCGGTCCCAGGCCGCTACCATGCTCTCCAGCTCGGAGTAGGGGCCGGGAGTGTAGGCCTGTGACGAGATGCCCTTCTGCGCTAGGCCGCTCACGCCCCAGTCCTGTTCGTTGGTCATGCTCCAGAAGTCGATCGCGCCGCTCGGGTCGAAGCCCGGAGCCGCCATCGCTTCGGGATGGAAGAGCCAGTCGCAGATCACGCGCGACTGGTCCGGCGCCAAGCGCTCGATACGGTGGATGAGCACGTAGTCGGGAAACAGGCTCAACAGCATGTTCGGATAAACCGTGTAGTACTGGACGCAGTTGAGTGCCTCGCCATCGAGGTTGCCGAGTGACGGTGCGCACGTCTGTCCGCTCATGGTCATGCTGCCGCCGTCGATCGACATCCGCATGGGGCCACCGAGAAACGGTCCTTCCACCAGGTCGTTCGAGGAGTTC from Gemmatimonadota bacterium carries:
- a CDS encoding PQQ-dependent dehydrogenase, methanol/ethanol family yields the protein MKPSPSRARQRRSARALMSVVAAFTLSACSTPAPTGVAGIAPMPLPRPANPAPETEWTTHGLDLAETRFSPLDQIDSDNVDRLGVAWSWRIPRTGARLEATPLISDGVMYATGPMSFVYALDARTGEEIWHWDPAIPDEPEGGPSVCCGNVNRGVALYGDKVIVGLLDGRLVALNKMDGAVEWVQQTTPPGDYSITGAPRVARGKVIIGNGGAEYGVRGYVTAYDADTGEQLWRTYTVPGNPADGFESEAMRVAAETWNGEWWIIGGGGTAWDAMVYDGTANLLYVGTGNGAPWNRDIRSPGGGDNLYLSSIIALNADDGEMVWYYQTTPGDDWDYTATQPLMLLDLTIDGLERQVIVQAPKNGFFYVLDRLTGELLSAEAFADDLTWATEVDPESGRPIETPEARYGMNQKGAYLSPGPTGSHNWRPMAWNANTGLVYLPAQNNSSYYEMVESLEYTPGRWNTGTTIRQRATEGRPERPALTGPPRLLLAWDPVTNSEVWRVPGKGGNGGTLSTAGNLVFWGTGSMIVAYDAQNGEELWSAEIGNGTATPATYVLDGRQYVTIAGGVGGRGDPPRVWTFTLDAPRETDTGN
- a CDS encoding S9 family peptidase, which encodes MMTSTFTALRYSFLIAGLAVPLHAQDRDPVQPEDYGQWESLGSGTLSPNGEWLAVPISRVNRENELRIHRTNSDSVIVVAYGARPAFSEDGQWVAYAIGKSEQEEEEIEDGDGEVRDDLGLLNLATSEQRTIAEIESFAFGGGGTHLAMARYPAEDTRTIVVEGLTAGDRVSFGGVDSWAWQDDGALLVFTVHGADGVGNGVQLYDASEGRVRSLDSSESEYAQLTWRDDSSDLAVLREFEDEDHDEAGHVLLAWRDLAGSAASFELDPAGHESIGLDERIVAFRSLTWAEDGRSIFFGVKEWELSEDETDSDSDADSDSDADDDEEEEEEGAQNDEEDGGDTDDDDDSDGLGLDPAEMEIWRSSDERTLPTQKRDEEDDERQNDLFVWHLDSARTLRLTDETLDRPRVVADGRLVLATNDDAYSFDGMFGRGRVDLYAIDPDTGERQLAAQKIGSLYGASHMGRYVHYYRDGHFYAFDREGGSTIALSAHAGRTFANMADDHPVPELPSYGVSGWTDGDASLLVYDEFDVWELPVEGMPGRLTDGRDEEIVHRIARLDPDADPVDLDEGVYLTLRGKWTLYHGVARLRGDRVERLIYQDDNVARLTKAKSADVYAYVAQDFDDSPDYFVGDDFAEAHQVTRTNPFQADYAWGYTELIPYTNHNGVRLHGALFYPANYDPSRTYPMIVYIYEFRSRNAKLYSVPTHRSYYNSSVWTAEGYFVLQPDILFDSRDPGVSSAKTLERAVAAVVETGMVDPEKVGLVGHSWGGYQAQFVPTYTDVFAASVAGAGISNLVTMYGSIFWVAGAPESEHIEVGQERMEVPYYVDPEAFMRNSAVFNIESLNTPLLLEVGDSDQNVDWRQSIELYNVARRAEKTLTMLVYHGEDHGLSQEENQADYQRRILEWFDHYLKGEEAARWIDQEIPWLEQKETVGDGR